The Halichoerus grypus chromosome 15, mHalGry1.hap1.1, whole genome shotgun sequence genome includes a window with the following:
- the COX7A1 gene encoding cytochrome c oxidase subunit 7A1, mitochondrial: MRALRVSQALVRSFSSTARNRFQNRVAEKQKLFQADNDLPVHLKGGGVDNILYRVTMGLCLGGTAYSLYCLAWASFPHK, encoded by the exons ATGAGGGCCCTGCGG GTCTCCCAGGCGCTGGTTCGCTCTTTCAGCTCAACTGCCCGGAACCGCTTCCAGAACCGAGTGGCTGAGAAACAGAAACTCTTCCAG GCGGACAATGACCTCCCAGTGCACTTGAAGGGCGGGGGAGTCGACAACATCCTGTACCGAGTGACCATGGGGCTCTGTCTAGGGG gTACTGCCTATAGCCTGTATTGCCTTGCCTGGGCCTCCTTCCCTCACAAGTGA
- the CAPNS1 gene encoding calpain small subunit 1: MFLVNSFLKGGGGGGGGGLGGGLGNMIGGLISGAGGGGGGGRGGGGGGGGGGGGGGTAMRILGGVISAISEAAAQYNPEPPPPRSHFSNIEANESEEVRQFRRLFAQLAGDDMEVSATELMNILNKVVTRHPDLKTDGFGIDTCRSMVAVMDSDTTGKLGFQEFKYLWNNIKKWQAIYKQFDVDRSGTICSSELPGAFEAAGFHLNEHLYNMIIRRYSDEGGNMDFDNFISCLVRLDAMFRAFKSLDKDGTGQIQVNIQEWLQLTMYS, encoded by the exons ATGTTCCTGGTTAACTCGTTCTTGaagggaggcggcggcgggggaggcGGGGGCCTGGGCGGAGGCCTGGGGAATATGATCGGAGGCCTGATCAGCGGAGCGGGAGGAGGCGGTGGCGGCGGCAgaggcggcggcggaggaggcggcggcggcggcggcggcggcggaacTGCCATGCGCATCCTGGGCGGGGTCATTAGTGCCATCAG TGAGGCAGCTGCACAGTACAACCCAGAGCCTCCG cctccACGCAGCCATTTCTCCAACATTGAGGCCAATGAGAGCGAGGAGGTCCGGCAGTTCCGGAGGCTGTTTGCCCAGCTGGCTGGAGAT GACATGGAGGTCAGTGCCACAGAACTCATGAACATTCTCAACAAGGTCGTGACCCGAC ATCCTGATCTGAAAACTGATGGCTTTGGCATTGACACATGTCGCAGCATGGTGGCCGTGATGGAT AGTGACACCACTGGCAAGCTGGGCTTCCAAGAATTCAAGTACTTGTGGAACAACATCAAAAAGTGGCAG gcCATATACAAACAGTTTGATGTTGACCGTTCAGGTACCATCTGCAGCAGTGAACTCCCAGGGGCCTTTGAGGCAGCAG GGTTCCACCTGAATGAACATCTCTACAACATGATCATCCGACGCTACTCGGATGAAGGAGGGAACATGGATTTTGACAACTTCATCAGCTGCCTGGTCAGGCTGGACGCCATGTTCC GTGCCTTCAAATCTCTTGACAAGGATGGCACTGGACAAATTCAGGTGAACATCCAGGAG tGGCTGCAGCTGACGATGTATTCCTGA